Proteins encoded within one genomic window of Pseudorasbora parva isolate DD20220531a chromosome 3, ASM2467924v1, whole genome shotgun sequence:
- the m17 gene encoding IL-6 subfamily cytokine M17: MNCHVRNMVCLSQRSQAKFRIILPLLILIAVELLQPTMSCKNDNCSQLLRQSLKRTRLTNRNTAELLETYKASQGDLADLICDMQMDNVPKSTISGSTTLDRISSVYSRLKEFLPHMKTVMEQQKDFNPPTNLVAEGLDKMITQVHYTALRVNCLLQFLQPNIPIPEPAERPTGIPPAQNIFQQKAYGCIVLSRLQELLSKAVQEQRGLLREKFAGRKKKNINFLIRC; the protein is encoded by the exons ATGAATTGTCATGTTAGGAACATGGTCTGCCTATCTCAGAGATCACAAGCAAAATTCA GAATAATACTCCCTCTCCTCATATTGATTGCTGTTGAGTTATTGCAACCAACAATGTCATGCAAGAATGACAACTGCAGCCAGCTTCTTCGCCAAAGTCTCAAGCGTACCAGGTTAACAAACAGAAATACGGCAGAGCTCCTAGAAACATAT AAAGCCAGTCAAGGAGACTTAGCAGACCTGATCTGTGACATGCAAATGGACAATGTTCCAAAATCAACCATCTCTGGCAGCACCACATTGGATCGCATCTCGAGTGTTTACTCCCGTCTGAAAGAGTTTCTGCCTCACATGAAGACAGTTATGGAGCAGCAGAAAGACTTCAATCCTCCAACCAACCTTGTGGCAGAGGGGCTTGACAAGATGATTACTCAAGTTCACTACACTGCTCTGAGGGTGAACTGTCTCTTACAATTCCTGCAACCAAATATACCAATTCCTGAGCCAGCTGAAAGGCCAACAGGAATTCCCCCTGCACAAAATATTTTCCAGCAGAAGGCCTATGGATGCATTGTCCTGTCTCGACTTCAAGAGCTCCTTAGCAAAGCAGTTCAAGAACAGAGAGGTCTCTTAAGGGAAAAATTTGCAggacgaaaaaaaaaaaacataaatttttTAATTCGATGTTGA
- the taok3b gene encoding serine/threonine-protein kinase TAO3, with the protein MSGYKRMRRQHQKQLIALENRLKAEMDEHKLRLQKEVETQANNTYIELERLAKKQAAQLDKELKASAAEEKRIQQQILVQQKKELTTFLDTQKKQYRLCRERMKEDMNEDSDTPKEEKQERLSRHKETMQRSQAEEEAQLLNQQRLVYERSCRALKRRSLIKKHEFEQEQIREELNKKKTQKEMEHALMIRQDESTQELEQRQLHTLQRLRFELMRHQHQTELENQEEYNSRRQRELHRKHALERRQQPRNLKTLEMQIKKQFQDTCKVQNKQYKALRNHQLEVSPKSDHKAILKSLKEEQTRKLAQLAEQYEQSINEMMASQSLRLDEEQEAECQALRQQLHQEMELLDAYQNKTKAQMEAQHDREVQKLEQKASLRRAHLEQKIEEELASLHKERTEKIKHLFERQERELEMFDSESARQGFGSLASFDFPKDEAR; encoded by the exons ATGTCAGGGTATAAGCGCATGCGGCGGCAGCACCAGAAGCAGCTGATCGCCCTGGAGAACAGGCTAAAGGCTGAGATGGATGAGCACAAGCTCCGGCTGCAGAAGGAAGTGGAGACCCAGGCCAATAACACTTACATTGAACTTGAGCGGCTGGCCAAGAAGCAAGCTGCACAACTGGACAAGGAG TTGAAGGCCTCGGCAGCTGAGGAGAAGAGAATCCAGCAACAGATCTTGGTCCAGCAGAAGAAGGAACTGACCACCTTCTTGGACACACAGAAAAAGCAGTACAGACTATGCAGAGAAAGAATGAAAGAG GACATGAATGAAGACTCTGATACACCAAAAGAGGAGAAACAGGAGCGTTTGTCAAGGCATAAGGAAACAATGCAGCGCTCTCAGGCTGAGGAGGAGGCCCAGCTGTTGAACCAGCAAAGACTGGTTTATGAAAGGAGCTGCCGTGCTCTAAAAAGAAGAAGCCTTATCAAGAAGCATGAGTTTGAACAAGAGCAAATACGGGAG GAACTCAACAAGAAGAAGACACAAAAAGAAATGGAGCATGCGTTGATGATCAGGCAGGATGAGTCCACCCAAGAGCTGGAACAGCGGCAACTACATACATTACAAAGGCTACGCTTTGAGCTGATGCGCCACCAGCATCAAACCGAGTTGGAGAACCAGGAGGAGTACAACAGTCGCCGGCAGAGGGAGCTACACAGGAAGCATGCACTGGAACGCCGACAGCAGCCCAGGAACCTTAAG ACATTGGAGATGCAGATCAAAAAGCAATTCCAAGATACCTGTAAGGTGCAAAACAAGCAGTACAAAGCTCTGAGGAACCATCAGCTGGAGGTCTCCCCGAAGAGTGACCACAAAGCCATCCTGAAGTCACTGAAGGAGGAGCAGACCCGCAAGCTCGCACAGCTGGCAGAACAATATGAGCAAAGCATTAATGAGATGATGGCCTCTCAATCG TTACGTTTAGATGAAGAGCAGGAGGCTGAATGTCAGGCTTTAAGGCAGCAGCTACATCAGGAGATGGAGCTCCTCGATGCCTACCAGAACAAAACCAAGGCGCAGATGGAGGCCCAACATGATCGTGAGGTGCAGAAGTTGGAACAGAAGGCGTCTTTGCGTCGGGCTCACTTGGAACAGAAG ATTGAAGAAGAGCTGGCCTCACTTCATAAGGAACGGACCGAAAAAATCAAGCATTTATTTGAGCGTCAGGAGCGAGAACTGGAGATGTTTGATTCAGAGAGTGCACGGCAAGGATTCGGAAGCTTGGCCTCGTTTGACTTTCCCAAGGATGAGGCCAGATGA